The window TCCTCGCTAGACTAAATAACGTCATCTACCTCACCCCCAATTGTTGCAAGGACGTCCAAAATCTCTTGAAAGAAAGTTTTTCGCGTTTGGTCACGACGATAAATTTCTGTTGAAAGCGTACCATCCTTGATGAAAATAATACGACGGCAGAAACTTGCGGCATATGCATCATGTGTCACCATCATGATGGTAGAATTATTATTTTCATTTAATTTACTTAAGCTTTCTAATAGATCTGTCGCTGATTTTGAATCCAGTGCACCCGTTGGCTCGTCTGCCAGAATCATTACAGGCTCCGTCACAAGTGCTCTTGCTGCTGCAGTTCTTTGCTCTTGGCCTCCAGAAATTTGGTATGGATATTTAGCTAGTAAGTCTTCAATACCAAATACTTTAGCAATACGAGTCACTAAGCTATTAATTTTTCTCGCTGGAACTTTCGCAATCGCCAGAGGTAATAATATATTTTCCTTCACAGTAAGAGAGTCTAATAAATTATAGTCTTGGAAGATAAAGCCGAGATTATCACGCCTGAAATCTGCTAGCGCATCTTCCTTCATATTGTGAATACTCGTGTTATCCATATAAATTTTCCCTTCAGTCGGGGAATCAATTGTCGCTAACAAATTAAGCAAAGTGGACTTCCCTGCTCCAGAAGGTCCCATAATACCTACAAACTCTCCTTCATGAATATCGAATGATATATTCTCTAAAGCTGTATAAGCTGCATTGGATTTTCCATATATTTTTTTTACATTTTCTACTTTTAATAACGGTTCCATTTTTGTTTCACCTCTTCAATTTTGTCGATATTTATACTATAAATGCTCATCCTTACAGCAATTTTATGACAACCTTACAGCAAGCTTAAATCCGAAAAAAACCGACTTCTATTAACTAGAAGTCGGGTTTTACATTATTTTTTTCTGGTTGAATATAAATCAGATGCTTCATCGAAATAGAAACGACGTTTTCCTTCAAAATATGAATGAATAGCACAATCGTTAATTTTTCCTATGGGACCATTAGAAAAAGCGTGACGGTATATGACATATGGAAAGAAGTACGCGAAAAAATAGTGGTGACTTTAAAATACTCTTTCACAAAATTGAGCGAGTATTAGCATAATATGCTTAAAAGGCCCATTTGTATTTGAAAATACAAATGGGCCTTAACTTCATCCATTTCAAAAAAGCTGCTTATAACCGATTCTTCCCATCCTATAGGTAAATCGATGAAACTAATAAACCAAAGTGGTATTTCATTTTTAAATTTTGTCCACATGAATAAACTGCTTCAGATAAACGGAAAAAACAGTTTTTTCTTCGTCGCTTACCACCTGTATTTCGCCCTCGTGTATTTCAACAATGCTTTTAGCAATAGCAAGTCCCAATCCTGAGCTTTCAGAATGCATACCGCGTGATTTATCAACCTGATAAAACCTTTCGAATATATGAGGTAAATCCGTAGTTGGGATCGGATTCCCGTAACTTGTTACTTTTACTAAAATGTTATTGTCGTCTGAAGTAGCAGAGATATCAATTTGTTTTTTCCTTATCCCGTATTTTAAAGCGTTTGACAATAGGTTCTGAAAAACACGAATAAGAAGATTACCATCCGCCTCGGTAATAAGTGGTTCAGAGCTGTACGTCTCAGTACAAATATACTGCATCTCCTCAAACTCAATACGATAATGTTCGACAAGCTGTCCAAGCATTTCCTTTACGTCTAGAGGCTCCTTTATTCCTTTAAGCTGATGATTTTGTACTCTTGTATATTCAAACAAATCCTGAATTAGCCGATGCAATAAGGTTGTTTTCTCATAGGCAGTATCAATGTAATATCTTAGTTCTACTTCATCTCTATATTTGTCTTCCGTAATAAGTGATAAGTAACCAAGGATGGAAGTCAGGGGAGTACGAAGGTCATGGGAGACATTCGTAATGAGATCGTTTTTTGTTCGCTGAGCATACCGTTCTTCCTCAACCAGCGTATCCATTTTATTGATGATCATTTTTATACTTTCAGTTAACTGCAACAAATTCCTGTCTTGATAAACAGGTTCAAACACTATATCTGGATTGCTTACATACTTCTTAGTTTCAGTAACAAGCTGATTGAGAGATTTAAAAAATTGTCTTCTCTTTTCATGTCGGTAAAATAAGAAAAAATAAAATATGAAGACTATAAAAAAACTTGACTGTTTAAGAAGGAAAGGCCAAGGAGAGTACATGATATTATAGACTCTCCTCTTACCAAATAAAGTAATAAATTCGGTAACCATTCCACTACCAACTACTGAGGTATTAACATAGCCTACCACCGCATTTTTAATAATGAATAAAGAAACTGCTGACAAAATAGCAGACAGGATTATCCCCATGACAAGACGCCATTTCGAGAAGTGTCCAATTTCTATTAATAACGATTTAATAGTCAATTTTATAACCAACTCCCCAAACAGTTACAATCATTTTTTCTCCTTTTAATGCGCGATCAAGTTTTGCTCTTAAATTACTTATATGAACCATAACCGTTTTGCTTGAATAGATTTCCTGCTCATTCCATACCAAATGAAATATATCTTCAGAACTAAATACACGGCCAGGCTTACTGCAAAGTAGGCATAAAATATCGAATTCAATTGCGGTCAATTTCAATAGGTTATCGTCAATATGCACAGTATGATTCTGTTTATTTATTTCTAAAGGACCACAGACTAAACCTTCCTTAGAGGATTCTGTATTTGTTTGTAAATACCCCGATCGTCTTAACAATGCTTTCACTCGGGCTACCAGCTCCAATGGATTAAAGGGTTTAATAAGGTAATCATCCGCCCCCGTCGCAAGTCCGTATATTTTATCCATGTCTTCTGCTTTTGCGCTTAACATTAAAATCAGTACAGTTTGATTATCTTGTCGAATTTCACGACAAACAAGAATACCATCTTTTTTAGGCATCATCACATCTAGAATAATTAGATCGGTTGAATGCCTTGCCAGCATTTTTATGCCTTCTTCCCCATCATGGGCTATGTGAACCTTGTAGTGTTCTGCCTCTAAATAAATCCGCAATAAATTTGTAATATCTTTATCGTCATCTATTATCAAAATAGTCGCTCCCATAAGACATCACCACCTATTTTTCTAAATTCTTCTTATATTATAAACATAGATACTTTCGAAAAACTATCTACACCTTAATCTTAAGAAATTCTTTAACCTTTCTTTCCTTTATATTAATATCCACTGACTATAATCAGGATATATTAATAAGAAACTTAGGAAAAGAGAGAGAGGAAAGAAGATGAAACGCAGGAAGCAAAAAAGAAAAAGTCAATTGCTAATTATTCTTATCATTTTTTCCGTGTGCTATTTAGGGGCATATAAGTTCAGTCAAAGTGGTCAAGTTCAAGGCTTTATAAACGAGATAATAGAGGTTTCTGGACCCTCAACAACCTTCATAGATTCTTCATTAGAAGCACCAACCATAAAGGGTCAAGCAGCAATCTTAATGGATGCTTCTTCGGGAGAGATATTAATGAAACAAGATGCAGATATTGCTTTTCCTGTTGCAAGCATGTCTAAATTAATGACAGAGTATATAGTACAGGAGCAAATTCAAAATAAAGATATGGAATGGGATGATCTGGTCCAAATTTCACAAAGTGCTAATAATATGGATCCGCAAGCGGTGAAAATTTACGTTAAAGACAATGATTCTTTAACTGTTCGTGATTTATATAATGCAATGGTCATTTCCTCAGCAAATAATGCTACAAGAGCTTTAGCAGAGCATATAGCAGGCACAGAGAAAAAATTTGCAAAGCTAATGAATAATAAGGCTAAAGAAATGGGCCTTTCTTCCAAAACAAACTTTGTAAACTCAACTGGATTACTAAATATAGATGGTTCTGAAAATGTCATGACAGCAGCAGACGTTGCAGGATTAGCCTATCAATTATTACGTAATTTCCCTGATGTAGTCGAAACAACCAACCTGCTTGAATATGAATTAGCATACGATAATACAAACTTAAAAAATTCAAATTCTATGCTATATCCCGAAAATAGAGATCTATATTTTAATCTGGTAGATGGCTTAAAAACAGGCTATACAGAAACTGCAGGATATTGCTTTGCAGGAACTGCCAAGCAGGGAGATAAACGATTTATTTCAGTAGTAATGGGTACTAAAAGTGATGATGCTCGTTTTCGTGAGACTCACAAGCTACTCTCATTTGGATTTGAAAATTTTTAACAAGTTATTCGTTCAATGTTACAGGAGAACTTTCTAGTCGAGCTCGTTAGTAGTTCACAGCCATAATTCTATTTCATAAACGTCTTTTCAGAAAAATTTCGAAATTTTGGAAGTAGCTCTGATTGCGGTGGTATGTACTGATTGGAGAGTAATAATCTGGTGGTAGAGTATTTACTTCTAAATAAAAGGGTTGACCTATAGGTTTTATCATACTATAATTTCGTTTATTATTATTTATATTAAATGAGCGACGAAAAGAACTTTATTAAGCCGGTCTCCCTGTTAGTAGAGAATCAGTGGTTGGTGAAAACTGATACAAAGATTAGGTGAATTTCATTCTTGGAGCTTTTTTTATACTACAATTTGAACACGTAGTATAAAAACGGATTAAACCGTTATTTTACCAAGTGGGAAACATAGATTTGTTTCCAATTAGGGTGGTACCGCGTGAACAGCCACGTCCCTATCGTAAAAGATAGAGACGTGGCTTTTTTGTCTTTTATCAATTGATTAGAAGGCGTAATAAAAATGGATTGGATTGGTTAGTTTGCAAACATCAGAGCAATGGTCATCAAAGATTGGTTTTATTTTATCTGCTGCAGGATCAGCGATTGGAGTAGGTGCAATATGGAAGCTCCCTTACGTAACTGGCATAAGTGGAGGGGGTGCATTCTTTCTTCTGTTTATCTTATTTTCTTTGTTTATGGGTTTTCCGTTATTATTGGCTGAGTTTGTTATTGGTAGAAGCACGCAAAAAGAAGCAATTAGTGCGTATCGCAGTCTTGTCCCTAATAGTAACTGGCATTGGATTGGGAGGTTAGGGGTATTCACCAGTTTTCTTTTATTGTCATTTTATAGTGTAATAGGTGGATGGATTCTTATATATTTTGCAAAAGGTCTGTTTGGCGGAATAATTACTGAGGGTGCAGATTATGGGTCTGTCTTTAACACAACAATTGGAAATCCTCTTTTGGTTATTGCTGCTCAATTTGTTTTCTTAGCTGTTACAGTTTTAGTGGTAGCTAAGGGGATTCAAAATGGAATCGAAAAAGTAAATAAAATTTTGATGCCGGCTTTGTTTGGACTATTTATCGTTCTAATAATTCGCTCCCTTACACTAGATAACGCTATGGAGGGTGTGAAATTCTTTCTAGCACCCGATTTCTCGAATATCACATCTCAAAGTGTACTTTTTGCGATGGGCCAAGCTTTCTTCTCTTTAAGTGTCGGCGTGTCAGTAATGGTTACTTATAGTTCTTATCTTTCTAAAAAAGAAAGCTTAATACAACCAGCTATTTCAATTGTTTCAATGAATTTATTAATCGCTTTGTTGGCAGGTTTAGCAATTTTCCCAGCTGTATTTTCACTAGGCTTAGAACCAGCTGAAGGACCAGGTTTGCTATTTGTTGTATTGCCTGCTGTATTTGATCAAATTGTTTTTGGAGAAGTCTTCTTAATAGGCTTTTTAGCATTATTTTTATTTGCCACATTAACTTCGGCCTTTTCAATGTTAGAAATAATTGTGGCATCTATAGTGAAAGGAAAAGCAGAAAAGCGAACAAAATATGCGTATGTTATTGGGTTACTAATATTTTTAGTAGGAATCCCTTCCGCATTATCCTATAGTATTTTTTCTGATGTTCTAATTTTCTCGAAAAGCATATTTGATTCTGCCGATTATTTAGTTAGTAATATTTTAATGCCACTAGGAGTACTTTTAATCTCCATTTTTGTCTCACATAAGATAGAGAAAAGCACTTTACGAGAGGAACTATTACAGCATTCTCGTTTAGGTGCTACTGCATTTAATATTTGGTTTTTTATAATGAAATTCATCATTCCATTAGTAATTATCCTCGTATTCCTTGACGCTACTGGCTTACTAGATAAAATAATTTCGATTTTTTAGTATATATTAAAGAGCTTATTCCTATGAAGGAATAAGCTCTTTTTGTTCTCAAGAATACTTTTTTATTTAGCAGTTAATTCACTTTCCGTTACCCATTTATGGTTTTTCACTGGCTCTCCACCTGAAGTTGGAGTGTAATCTACCATATATACTGTTGTTAGTTCTGCCGAATCAATTTCAGCAGTAGCACCTTCCATCCCAGACATGTGATCAGCGTCAATGGTAACTTCTGTTCCTGGTTCTAAAGTTTTATCCCCAGCATCTTTAATCTCTTCTTGAATGACCCATTTATGATTTTCCACTCTTTCTCCACCAGATGTTGGCTTATAAGAAATGACATAGGCAGTTGTTTCATAAGCACCCACAATAGTTGCTTCTGCACCCTTCATACCTTCCATGTGATCTGTTTCAATAATAGCTTGGCTTCCAACTTCATAAGTAGGATTATCAGCTACTTTCAAGTCTTCTGAAACTTCACCTGTGCCAGTATGATTCATATCTGAATGATCCATTTCCATGTTTTCATGCTCACTTGTTTCCTTTTCATCGCTAGCACATGCCGACAACGTGAATGCTGTAGCTAATGTAACAATTCCTATTACTATTTTTTTCATCGTCATCCTCCTCAATCGAAACTTTTTTTTCTCTCAATCACGTACATTCTTTTCCAGTTTTACTTTTTGAAGTCGTAATGCATTCAATACAACCGATACAGAACTAAATGCCATAGCTGCTCCTGCTACCCAAGGTGCAAGTAATCCCACCGCCGCAATCGGTATACCTAACGTGTTATAGGCAAATGCCCAAAATAGATTTTGCTTTATGTTCCTCATCGTTTTATGACTCATAATAATAGCATCGGCTATGCTATTTAAATCTCCTCGAATTAATGTAATATCTGCGGCTTCCATCGCAACGTCGGTACCTGTTCCAATGGCCATTCCGATATCCGCAACTGCTAGAGCCGGAGCATCATTAATACCATCTCCAACCATTGCTACTTTCTTTCCAGATGCCTGAAGCTTTTTCACTTCTTCTGCTTTACCTTCAGGAAGTACTTCGGCAATAACCTGGTCGATTCCAACCTCTTTACCGATTGCAGCTGCTGTACGTTGGTTATCACCTGTCATCATAATTACTTCGATATTCATCTCATGTAAACGAAGGATTGCTTTCTTAGAAGTTTCCTTGATGGTATCTGCAACCGCAATTAGCCCCGCATAATGACCATTAATACTGGCTAGCATCGCTGTTTTCCCATTAGCCTCTAGCTCTTCCATTATTGTTAGTATGTTCGAAATATCCACATTGTAGCTATTCATCAGCTTTCGAGTACCTACAAGAATTTCTTTATCACCAACAATTGTTTTCACTCCATACCCAGGAATTGCTTCAAACTCCTGAACTGCCTCAAGTATTATTCCTCTTTCCTGAATTCCTTGTACAATCGCTTCCGCAAGTGGATGTTCCGATTGTTTCTCAGCTGCACCGATTAGAGATAGGAACTCCTCTTCGTTTACACCATTCGCCACGATTACATCGGTTAACACTGGTTTACCGTTTGTAACAGTTCCTGTTTTATCTACTATCACTGTATCAATATGGTGTGTCGTTTCCAGATGTTCGCCGCCTTTAAACAGAATGCCAAATTCAGCTGCGCGACCAGAGCCGGCCATTATAGAAGTAGGCGTCGCAAGTCCCAATGCACATGGACAAGCAATTACAAGTACAGCAATCAGAGCTTCCAAGGCAGGAGTGATTTCACCTGGGTTCACCCATATTATCCATACTAAAAAAGTGATAATCGCAATACCAATTACAATTGGCACGAACACACCGGAAATTTTGTCTGCCAGTCTTTGAATTGGGGCTTTCGATCCTTGCGCATCTTCTACTACTTTAATAATTTGTGCAAGCGCAGTATCTCTTCCGATTTTTGTAGCTTTCATTTTAAGAAAACCGTTTTTATTGATCGTTGAACCAAACAATGAATCGCCAATAGTTTTATCTACTGGAATACTTTCTCCAGTTAGCATAGATTCGTCGACTGCTGTGTTACCTTCTATGACCTCTCCATCCACTGGTATTTTTTCACCAGGCTTTACTAATATCGTGTCTCCAGTTACAACTTCTTCAAGTGGGATTTCCATTTCAGTTTGATCTCTAATAACTAAAGCTGTTTTAGCTTGAAGTCCCATAAGCTTTTTAATGGCTTCAGAGGAACGTCCTTTTGCTTTTGCTTCAAACAGTTTCCCTAATATAATTAGGGTGATTAGTACAGCGCTAGTTTCAAAATATAAATTTGCTGTATGGTGTTCACCCGTAGTAATGATGGCTTGATAAACACTATAAAAATAGGCAGCAGATGTGCCCATTACTACTAGGACATCCATATTGGCGCTTTTATTTCGCAACGCTTTATATGCACTTACATAAAACTGTTTCCCGATGATAAATTGAACAGGTGTCGCCAAAGCCATTTGCACCCAAGGATTCATGAGAAAATCAGGCATATAGATAAACGATGTGAATGAAAAATGACCGACCATAGTCCACAATAATGGAAGTGACAAAATCGCAGAGATGATGAATTTTCTCTTTTGTTTTTGAATAGCTTGCTCGCGGTAATCAACAGCTTCCTTTGCATCCTCTTTGTTAATTGCCCCGTACCCTAACTTCTCTACTCTACCTATAATATCTGCAACAGAAATCTGAGAGGGATTATACTCTATAGTTGCATTTTCAAGCGCCAAATTAACGTTTGCAAAGGATACACCATCTAGCTTGTTAAGACCTTTTTCAATTCTCGTAGCACAGGCAGCACAGGTCATTCCTGTAATGGTAAATTCCTTATTCTCCTTGGCAACACCATAACCTAAATCCTGAATTTTCTTTTCAAGGTCTTGATTACTCAATTTTTTAGGATCGTATTTTATCAATGACTTTTCCAGTGCCAAGTTAACATTGGCTTCTTCTACACCATCCATTTTGTTTAGACCTTTTTCAATTCTTGTTGCACAGGCTGCACAGGTCATTCCTGTAATTTGAAGACTGGTTTCTTTTACTTCACTACTCATTTTGTTTTCACCTCTCCTTTATATACTACTGGGGGGTATAAATTTATGAAATAAAGAGAGTGCCTTCATAGCACTCTTTTCGACTTAAACTACATCGTATCCTTGATCATCAATTGTTTCTTTAATAACATCTAGTGATACTTTATCCTCCTCAAATGAAACGTCCACTTTTCCTGACTCTAAATGAACTTTCACTTCATTTACTCCATCTAACTTTCCTACGCTGCTTTCAACAGAACTAACACAGTGACCACATGACATTCCTTGTACGTTTAACGTTACTTGGTTGACCATTTAAAATTCCTCCTCTTATTTTTTCATTAATTTTTGAATCGTAACTAATAATTCATCAAGTACTTCGTCGTCACCCTCAGCTAATCTGTCTACTACACAGCCTTTTAAATGTCCTTGTAAAAGTACTTTGGCTACACTGTTTAGAGCTGACTGAGTTGCAGAAAGTTGCGTGATTATATCATCACAATAGACGTCTTTATCTACCATGCCTTTTATCCCTCGGATCTGACCTTCAATGCGATTTAACCGATTCGTTAGATCCTTTTTTACATGTTCAGGATGATGACTTTTTCTACAAGAATTATCAGATGTGATTGTATTCTCTTCCATAATACTGTCCAACTAATCAACCTCCTATCTCTTGTTCACATCATACAGTACCTGTGGGGGGTATGTAAAGTATAATGTTTTGTTTTTAAAAGAAAGTTCTACATTTCATTTTGGGGTGTCCTCTATTTCATGATAATTACACCTTTCAAAAATGCTCACTTAAATAATATTGATGATATTTCATGGGCAAAGAAAAAGGACCTAATCTTAAGTCCTTTTAAATGCTAACAATTTTAACAACCAGCTTTCTAATTTATCCATTGAATTTCATCCATTTCAGCTGTACTTACATTTTAATCTTAATTCACAGCTCTATTGGTGCTAATGTTTTGCATGATCAATCGCCTGATGCAACAGATTCATAATATGGTCATCATCGCTTGAATAATACAAGGTTGTTCCTTCACGTCGAAACTTTACTAAACGTAAATTTTTCAAAAAGCGGAGCTGGTGAGACACTGTGGACTGACCTAAATTTAGTGCCTCCGCAATATCATTCACAGAATACTCCTCGCAGCATAGCAGATTTAATATACGTATACGTGTTGGATCACCTAACGCTTTAAACGTCTGGGATACGACAAAAAGGGTTTCTTCATCTAATTCATGTGTGTTAGCTTTTACTTCTTTCTCCATTCCATTATGCCCCCTGTTAAAAGTTTAAGTATTGGATCCCTTTTACATCATGTTAATGATTGTGGTGTGCATGTGCATCTGGTGCCTTTGCCTTTACTGTACATAAAATGGAATTATCATGTTTATGAGCAGCTGTTTCTAATTGAATGGTCACATGTTGAATATTTTTATGCTCTAGATCGTGTTCGATTTTACGAAGTAGTTTTTCGCTTTCTGCAATCGTCATTTGTTCCTCAACCACCACATGGCAGGAAAGTGCATTTAAACCACTTGTAATAGACCAAATGTGTAAATCATGAACACCTAGAACTTCCTTTTCCCGCTTAATTGTTTCAGCGATTTCGTCTACATTTACATTTTGAGGTGTTCCCTCCATTAATACATTTAGTGAAGCTTTCGTTACATAGTAACCACCGCGTAAAACTAGTGCAGCGACAATCACACTAGCTAACGGATCGGCCCACCCCCAACCAAAGAACATGATTAATAAGGCAGCAATAATAGCGCCTACCGAGCCTAGCATATCGCTGATTACGTGAAGGAAAGCCCCACGCATATTTAAATTGTCTTGCGTATCACTACCCCGCATCATAATCCAAGCCACAAGGATATTTACACCTAACCCTATGCTACTAATAATAAGCATTCCGCTTGTGGCTACTTCAGGGGGATTAGCAAAACGTTTAATTGCCTCATAAAAGATAAAAAGTGCAATCAATATTAGCGTTACTCCGTTTAAGACTGCCGCTAATATTTCAAAACGCTTATAGCCATAGGTTTTACTAGCATTGGCTGCTTTTGCACTAAATGTAAATGCCAGTAGGGCAATCCCAAGTGATACAGCATCGCTGAGCATATGTCCAGCATCTGAAAGAAGAGCCAAACTGTTAGTCATATACCCCCCTATCGCTTCTACAACCATATAGATGGTAATAATGAAAAATGAAATTAGTAATACTTTTTTATTTGCACTGTTTGCATGGTCATGATTATCCGACATTACAATCCCTCCATCTAATTAATATTAACAACACCTAAAGTTAATATATGATTATATATTCATATATACACATTATATTCTCTTTTGTCTATTGTCAATAATTAAAACTGATAGATTTTTTAATTATTTCCTGATCGCCGACCAAATGATGTTGATGATTCAATATGTATTAGTAGGAAAAAGCTACTTGATTTTTTGATATTTTATAAATTGATTGCCAATAGACATAGCCCACAATCGGTAATTTGTTTTCGTCTCATGTAAAACACCGTTTTGTCAATGCTAACGACTGCTGAATTATCATCAGTTGGAATATTAATATCAAATATCCATGGATTATTAATCAGCATCTCAAAGTCTAAGAAATCGTACTCAATATGTATCTAGGAATTTTAACCATGAAGAATATCTACGATTTTAACCATTATAGAAAATATTGTACTCGAATGAATAACTAAATCAGAAAATCAATAATATTAAATAACAAATTAACATTATTTAATTTTTTAACTTAAAAAATTAACTTTATTATTCTTTTTTTCATTCCTTTGTTATATAATATAATTGAATTAACAAAAAGGAATGATTTTATTATGGCTTATCAAGTAATTACAAATTGTCCTGTCTGCAGTAAAACATTGAAAATTACAAAGTTGCAGTGCTCTCATTGTCACACTACGATTGAAAATGAATTTGAATTATCTAAACTAGCATCCTTATCAAAGGATCAGCTTCATTTTGTCGAAGTATTTTTAACATGCAGAGGGAATATCAAAGAAGTTGAAAAGGAACTGGGGATTTCCTATCCAACGGTTCGAGGCAAACTAACAGACATCATTTCATCCCTTGGATATGTGCAGAAGAAGAAAAATGAAGTAGACGAGAAAAAAGTTGTCACTATGTTGGAAAATGGCGAAATTACACCAGAAGAAGCAATTAAGCTCTTAAAAGAGGAATAGGGAGGAATTTATCATGAAAGAGGAAATTTCAAGAGTGTTAACAATGGTTCAAGATGGAAAAATTGATGCAGACAAGGGAGCTGAACTGATTCAAATATTAAAAGAAAAAGAAGAAACAGGTAATAAGCTTTTTGAAAAACCGACAAAATATTTAGATAAAACATTAAAAATTCGTGTTGTATCAGCTGAAAATGATAACGTCACGGTCAATTTGCCTATAAAACTTGTAAAGGCAGTATTAATGGCTGGTCACAGCATCGCAGCAAGTATTCCTCAATCGGAAAAATACGTTAAAGATATAGACATAAGCCTTATTATTGAAGCAATTGAAAACGAATTAGATGGCCAAATTGTTGATATTAAATCGGCAAACGGGGATACCGTTTCGATCATCATTGATTAGTGATTTGCTTATGATGCATA is drawn from Psychrobacillus sp. INOP01 and contains these coding sequences:
- a CDS encoding ABC transporter ATP-binding protein: MEPLLKVENVKKIYGKSNAAYTALENISFDIHEGEFVGIMGPSGAGKSTLLNLLATIDSPTEGKIYMDNTSIHNMKEDALADFRRDNLGFIFQDYNLLDSLTVKENILLPLAIAKVPARKINSLVTRIAKVFGIEDLLAKYPYQISGGQEQRTAAARALVTEPVMILADEPTGALDSKSATDLLESLSKLNENNNSTIMMVTHDAYAASFCRRIIFIKDGTLSTEIYRRDQTRKTFFQEILDVLATIGGEVDDVI
- a CDS encoding cell wall metabolism sensor histidine kinase WalK — encoded protein: MTIKSLLIEIGHFSKWRLVMGIILSAILSAVSLFIIKNAVVGYVNTSVVGSGMVTEFITLFGKRRVYNIMYSPWPFLLKQSSFFIVFIFYFFLFYRHEKRRQFFKSLNQLVTETKKYVSNPDIVFEPVYQDRNLLQLTESIKMIINKMDTLVEEERYAQRTKNDLITNVSHDLRTPLTSILGYLSLITEDKYRDEVELRYYIDTAYEKTTLLHRLIQDLFEYTRVQNHQLKGIKEPLDVKEMLGQLVEHYRIEFEEMQYICTETYSSEPLITEADGNLLIRVFQNLLSNALKYGIRKKQIDISATSDDNNILVKVTSYGNPIPTTDLPHIFERFYQVDKSRGMHSESSGLGLAIAKSIVEIHEGEIQVVSDEEKTVFSVYLKQFIHVDKI
- a CDS encoding response regulator transcription factor, with protein sequence MGATILIIDDDKDITNLLRIYLEAEHYKVHIAHDGEEGIKMLARHSTDLIILDVMMPKKDGILVCREIRQDNQTVLILMLSAKAEDMDKIYGLATGADDYLIKPFNPLELVARVKALLRRSGYLQTNTESSKEGLVCGPLEINKQNHTVHIDDNLLKLTAIEFDILCLLCSKPGRVFSSEDIFHLVWNEQEIYSSKTVMVHISNLRAKLDRALKGEKMIVTVWGVGYKIDY
- a CDS encoding D-alanyl-D-alanine carboxypeptidase family protein, which translates into the protein MKRRKQKRKSQLLIILIIFSVCYLGAYKFSQSGQVQGFINEIIEVSGPSTTFIDSSLEAPTIKGQAAILMDASSGEILMKQDADIAFPVASMSKLMTEYIVQEQIQNKDMEWDDLVQISQSANNMDPQAVKIYVKDNDSLTVRDLYNAMVISSANNATRALAEHIAGTEKKFAKLMNNKAKEMGLSSKTNFVNSTGLLNIDGSENVMTAADVAGLAYQLLRNFPDVVETTNLLEYELAYDNTNLKNSNSMLYPENRDLYFNLVDGLKTGYTETAGYCFAGTAKQGDKRFISVVMGTKSDDARFRETHKLLSFGFENF
- a CDS encoding sodium-dependent transporter, with translation MQTSEQWSSKIGFILSAAGSAIGVGAIWKLPYVTGISGGGAFFLLFILFSLFMGFPLLLAEFVIGRSTQKEAISAYRSLVPNSNWHWIGRLGVFTSFLLLSFYSVIGGWILIYFAKGLFGGIITEGADYGSVFNTTIGNPLLVIAAQFVFLAVTVLVVAKGIQNGIEKVNKILMPALFGLFIVLIIRSLTLDNAMEGVKFFLAPDFSNITSQSVLFAMGQAFFSLSVGVSVMVTYSSYLSKKESLIQPAISIVSMNLLIALLAGLAIFPAVFSLGLEPAEGPGLLFVVLPAVFDQIVFGEVFLIGFLALFLFATLTSAFSMLEIIVASIVKGKAEKRTKYAYVIGLLIFLVGIPSALSYSIFSDVLIFSKSIFDSADYLVSNILMPLGVLLISIFVSHKIEKSTLREELLQHSRLGATAFNIWFFIMKFIIPLVIILVFLDATGLLDKIISIF
- a CDS encoding YdhK family protein, with protein sequence MTMKKIVIGIVTLATAFTLSACASDEKETSEHENMEMDHSDMNHTGTGEVSEDLKVADNPTYEVGSQAIIETDHMEGMKGAEATIVGAYETTAYVISYKPTSGGERVENHKWVIQEEIKDAGDKTLEPGTEVTIDADHMSGMEGATAEIDSAELTTVYMVDYTPTSGGEPVKNHKWVTESELTAK
- a CDS encoding heavy metal translocating P-type ATPase yields the protein MSSEVKETSLQITGMTCAACATRIEKGLNKMDGVEEANVNLALEKSLIKYDPKKLSNQDLEKKIQDLGYGVAKENKEFTITGMTCAACATRIEKGLNKLDGVSFANVNLALENATIEYNPSQISVADIIGRVEKLGYGAINKEDAKEAVDYREQAIQKQKRKFIISAILSLPLLWTMVGHFSFTSFIYMPDFLMNPWVQMALATPVQFIIGKQFYVSAYKALRNKSANMDVLVVMGTSAAYFYSVYQAIITTGEHHTANLYFETSAVLITLIILGKLFEAKAKGRSSEAIKKLMGLQAKTALVIRDQTEMEIPLEEVVTGDTILVKPGEKIPVDGEVIEGNTAVDESMLTGESIPVDKTIGDSLFGSTINKNGFLKMKATKIGRDTALAQIIKVVEDAQGSKAPIQRLADKISGVFVPIVIGIAIITFLVWIIWVNPGEITPALEALIAVLVIACPCALGLATPTSIMAGSGRAAEFGILFKGGEHLETTHHIDTVIVDKTGTVTNGKPVLTDVIVANGVNEEEFLSLIGAAEKQSEHPLAEAIVQGIQERGIILEAVQEFEAIPGYGVKTIVGDKEILVGTRKLMNSYNVDISNILTIMEELEANGKTAMLASINGHYAGLIAVADTIKETSKKAILRLHEMNIEVIMMTGDNQRTAAAIGKEVGIDQVIAEVLPEGKAEEVKKLQASGKKVAMVGDGINDAPALAVADIGMAIGTGTDVAMEAADITLIRGDLNSIADAIIMSHKTMRNIKQNLFWAFAYNTLGIPIAAVGLLAPWVAGAAMAFSSVSVVLNALRLQKVKLEKNVRD